The Parolsenella catena region CGATGCGGTGGTCGGTCACGCGGTCCTGCGGCTGGTTGTAGGTGCGAATCTTCTCGGAGCGGTTGCCGTGGCCGATCTGGCTCTGGCGCTCGGCGCCGAGCTCGGCCTGCTGGCGTTCGAGCTCCTTCTCGTAGAGGCGGGCACGCAGCATCTGCATGCAGACCTCGCGGTTCTGGATCTGCGAGCGCTGATCCTGCGACTGCACGACGGTGTTCGTGGGCAGGTGCGTGATGCGCACGGCGGAGTACGTCGTGTTGACGCACTGGCCGCCGGGGCCGGAGGCGCAGTACGTGTCGATGCGTAGGTCCTCCTGGTTGATCTGGATATCGATCTCATCGGCCTCGGGCAGCACGGCGACGGTAGCCGTGGAGGTCTGGATGCGACCCTGGCTCTCCGTCTTGGGGATGCGCTGGACGCGGTGGACGCCGCTCTCGTACTTCATGACGGAGTAGACGCGGTCGCCCGTGACCTTGAACTCGATGGTCTTGAAGCCGCCGGCGTCGGACGGGCTGCTCGAGAGGACCTCGGACTTCCAGCCCTTCGCGGCGATGAAGCGCTCGTACATCTTGAACAGATCGCCCGCAAAGATGCCGGCCTCGTCGCCGCCCACGCCGGCGCGAATCTCGACGATGGTGTCCTTCTCGTCCGCGGGGTCGGCCGGGATGAGCATGAACTTGATGTCTTCCTCGAGCTGGGGGAGCTTCTCCTCGTTCTCGGCGATGTCGGCCTGGAGCAGCTCCTTCTCCTCGGCGTCGGACGCCTCGTGGAGCATCTCCTTGGCGGCCTCGATGTCATCGAGGGCGGAGAGGTACTCGCGGGCGGCGTTCACGAGGTCGGTCTGGTGCGCGTACTCCTTGTTGAGGCGAGTGAACTCCTTGATGTCGCTGGCGACGGCCGGGTCGGAGAGCTTCTTCTCGAGCTCCTCGTAGGCATAGATGAGCTTCTCGAGCTTGTCTCGCATGGGGACTCCTTGTTGTGATGTGTGGCCGGGGCTGGACGCCACGTCGGCCAGGCGAATCGATGGGGATGAGGGCGGCGCGGCACTGTGGCGACGTCGCGTGCGACAAGGTAGCTAGAGCTTGTCGTTCCTCAGGTACATGGTGCAGTCCCCTTTCGCATAGTTGTTCGTATCATAGCGCGAGAAGGGAGCGATGCGAGCCGGAGCCCGGACGGCCCACAAGCTTCCACACATCGCTAGCGCTGCAAATCGGTCACTTTAGGACCCCGTAGACCCCAGTTAGTGACCGATTTGCAGCGCTCGCGAGATTTGGGGCGAGACAGGCGGGAAGCGTCCGCCACTTCCCTACTCCAACCCGGCCGCGAGCTCGGTGGCGCGTACGCGCTCCATGGCGGCGATGGCGCACTCGAGCATGCCCTTGTCGGGGACGCGCGTGGTGAGACGCTGCATCTGAAGGCCCGGCCACAGCACGAGGCGCACGAGCCACAGGTTCGGGTGCGAGCCCGCCCACTTTACCGTGACCTCGTACGACACGCCCGCCACGAGCGGCAGCAGCACAAGCCTGCTCGCGAGCACGAACGCCGCGCGGCCCACGCCCGCAAGGCCCAGCGCCTCGGCCCAGCTCGCCACCGGCACGAGCGTGTTCACGAGAATGGCCACGATCATCGTCATGATGAGAAACGCCGTGCCACACCGCACGTGCAGGCGACTGAAGCGCGCCGCGTTGGCCGGCGTGAGCTCAAGGCCATGCTCGAAGCAGTGGATCGTGAGGTGCTCGGCGCCGTGGTAGCCAAACAGGCGGCGCATGTCCGGCATGAGGCCAATCGCCCAGATGTAGGCCACGAAGATTGCGATGCGCAGCACCGCCTCGACGAGGTTCCATGCAATCGCGTTGGTGGGCGC contains the following coding sequences:
- the prfA gene encoding peptide chain release factor 1, which produces MRDKLEKLIYAYEELEKKLSDPAVASDIKEFTRLNKEYAHQTDLVNAAREYLSALDDIEAAKEMLHEASDAEEKELLQADIAENEEKLPQLEEDIKFMLIPADPADEKDTIVEIRAGVGGDEAGIFAGDLFKMYERFIAAKGWKSEVLSSSPSDAGGFKTIEFKVTGDRVYSVMKYESGVHRVQRIPKTESQGRIQTSTATVAVLPEADEIDIQINQEDLRIDTYCASGPGGQCVNTTYSAVRITHLPTNTVVQSQDQRSQIQNREVCMQMLRARLYEKELERQQAELGAERQSQIGHGNRSEKIRTYNQPQDRVTDHRIGFNSTYNSVLLGDGLANVIDALAAADRAEKLAQQV
- a CDS encoding DUF1385 domain-containing protein; protein product: MAHRNDGIGEEGELFATHIGGSALPEGVMMRGKLSWAAAVREPSGRIYVEEHELPAPDSRPAWQRLPIVRGCVSFVESMLLSYKAMCVASDHAYDDEGETYASLLAAGRVSPVVAAGETRAVAEDGGEPAGTDDASASSPEPMSPVAFGLSMALGLLLGIALFMAIPVAVANLLVGDYAPTNAIAWNLVEAVLRIAIFVAYIWAIGLMPDMRRLFGYHGAEHLTIHCFEHGLELTPANAARFSRLHVRCGTAFLIMTMIVAILVNTLVPVASWAEALGLAGVGRAAFVLASRLVLLPLVAGVSYEVTVKWAGSHPNLWLVRLVLWPGLQMQRLTTRVPDKGMLECAIAAMERVRATELAAGLE